In Salvia miltiorrhiza cultivar Shanhuang (shh) chromosome 4, IMPLAD_Smil_shh, whole genome shotgun sequence, the DNA window ATTATTATGAcaaaatgttttttttaatcCTGTAAAGGGCTGTTAAGATGGGTTTTGGGATTTTAAACCCAATCTGCTCTGCTTAACCCTGATACTCAATATGAAACGGGTATTGTTGTATATGGATCTTGGATATTGGGCAATacctattactccctccgtccaccaattcaaggcctacttgcctttttgggacgtccacaaaaacaaggcatACCTATTTTTGATAagctttttattcattatttaatcaaaaaagtcaaagattctttacaaaaaagtggaaccctttctccactccactaataaaaatacactttttcttaaaaagtaggaccctttctccactcaactaataaaaatacactttttcttaaaactcgtgtttttTCCCCTAgacctttaattggtggacggagggagtatatatcacTCATGTAAAAGTAGTCCTGAGTGATGCGggttttaaaatttatatatatataaacaaaaaaagaaaaaaaaaatctttggaCCTTTTTccgaaaaaaaaatctgaatgCAATGGTAAAAACAATGAGACACTTTTTTGTTTGGAATTGTTCCTTATTGGATTAGGTGGGAGATGGAGTAAATTGCAGCGGTTTTTTAGggacatttgcaaaaatgcccatatccttataaaaacttgtaaaattgcccactttcaaaacaaaagtgggcaattttacaagtttttataagaagggggcatttttccctattaacacaaaaaaaaatctgaatgCAATGGTAAAAACAAAGAGCCACATTAAGGAATGCAGTGCGATAAATTAGGTGGGAGATAAATTGCAGGTGGTGATACCAAATATCCACAGTTATTGGCATACAATACAATACAATAAGTAGCCTTTGACCACCCCAAATCCTTTATTTTCCCCTTTTACAACTCATAATGGTGGGGTGTTTTTAGAAGTTGAAAAGGGATTCAATTACTTAAATTCATTATATGTTGTTGGCTTGGATAATGAATTACCATTatccttacttgagggtaacccaatcacccaatttgttatccctcaaaatagaggggaaacaaaagaaagagaatctcttactaatgatttttttttccattgttaaaccaaacaattaataaaagtaatggttattgttactaTTCCActcttttatttgatttcattcattttccattcctctacttgaaccaaacgaccGCTAAGTTGGCAACAAATATAACACCGGGAAGCGATGAAATCGAGATTAACTCTGGACTTGACTGCGAGGGAAGATTAAGTGGATTTGGAGTTGGGCTCACGGTGTTATACGTTTTGTGGTAAAATGAAAATGGGTTTATAGTATTTTTATGGCCCGAACTTTAGtgtttttcaaatatttaattttcgtTTTCTCCAAATGTTCTGAACTGAACTTTTAGcgttttttcataattttctcCCCAAAAATCCCCAActatcaatattttttatgaaatgcTCCGCTACACAAAATTGAGTGACTGGAAGATAACTTTTCTTAAATTGATTACAATCAAGTTGATAATGTAAGACTTCTTTGGCAAAATGAGTCATCTTTCGGTCACCAAATTTTGTATGAAAACGACGAAAGTTTCAagattttttaggagaaaaaaataagtttaGGACATCTTataaaaaatgctgaaagttcaagatttttttaagagaaaaagaaagctagggacattttatagaaaacaCTGAAAGTTTGGGATTAATCCaatgaaaattcagaaaatcttTGGTATCAAAACGAATAGACGATCCTCTCAATAGTTTCTAATTCTATCATTGATTAAGTCGAGAAAAACTTAAACAGATAACTGAGTCACCTAATCAATAGTTGctatctcaatttttttttttttttttttgaggagtctcaattttttttaaagatcaCAAAAGTTAGATTCCTAATTAAATCAAGGCCTAGATAAAATTAGGCATTCTCGTTAGCATACCCAACTTTGTAGGTGTAAAACAGCAAGGTAGCATGTAGGAAAACAAGACTCCAACATGATCTTGTCCATTCTCATTCATCAATTTATCCAACTTATTACAAAATAATCATATACTCACAAATTCATTCCACATTTAGATAACAACAAATGGAccacaaataaatataaacaacaTAAAAAATTCACCTTTGATAAACAAGAACACATGCCTTCATTTTGGAAATGATTCCATGAAATACCTAATATTCTTAACATCTTCTTCCCTTTGTGGCCTAAAAAGCTTCCACATTCCAACAGAATGTGGAGTTTGGACATTCGATTATTTGTTCAAAGTTGTTAGTTGGAGATTATGGGGATAGCAAAAGTAGTATTTGGCTGAGTTTAACATCTGATGCTTTCGAGGATCTCTCTCCCACACAATCGGCAGCTCAATGATCTATCTTCTTCGTGTTTGATCTGGATATGCTCGTGTTTTTCAATTATATGATTCCTCTAAGTTTGTGCATAATATATTCAGTTTAGTTAATGTGGTGGAAATAGGAAATTTCAATGTGGAGATTTTGATATTTTGTGTAGGGTCTTGATTAAAAGGATTGAGGAAGTGTTGTGGTTATTGACATAGCTAATGGGTTCATTTCGTTTTCGGTTGGTCAAACCGCGAGTCTGCAACTCCATTTTCTTTCACTCGTTTTTCACCTCGAAATCCTTGaatattgtattttaatttaggGCAAATAACGTCAAAATCCCTATACTTTTCCCGTTTTCGCATATTTCCCCTGACTTTAAAAATTCGCGATAGAATCCTTGACCGTTGATTAATTTCGTAATTTTCCCTTAATAAAGTTTCGGGCGAGTAACTACAATGACATGTCATTTATGTGGCATTATTTTGCTGAGTCATCTAACTAAGTTTGCTTAGTCACGTAAATCAGCcaaaaacgtcgtcgttttccCGGTTACTAAGCTGCCGCTGTCCAAATCCACCGGTTTGACTCCCAACCACATGCTCCGGCGACTTATTCAGGCGTGGTGCGTCGCCAATGTGAAGAGCGGGATCGATAGGATCCCGACTCCCGAGTCCCCCCTCCACCGCTCCGCCGTCATCAAGCTCATCCGCACTGCGGGCAGCCGGCGGAGCAGATCGGAGAATCTCGAGGCCCTGAGCAAATTGGAGGAGCTCGTTGGCGACGAAGACGGTAAGAATCAACAGTGCATAGCGGAGGCCGACGCCGCCAAATCGATGATTCTTATGTGATGAAATGTTTTCGACGACGGCTGACTTGGTCCCCCACGGTGGAGAACAAGCAGAAAGCCCTCAATTTTTTCAATCGATTCTGTGGATTTTGAAAGGCAAATTAGAAATTTCAACCAAGACTGATGCCCTAATTGTACTATAAATGCCATAGAAGTGACGAGTTCGAATTTTTTGGAGAAATTGAAGCCATGTTTCTTTAAAGAGATGGTGAGAATTTTGAGGTCGCAGACGGCACCGGCGGTGAGGGCGGTTCTGAAAATTCTGATCCGGAAACGACGACGTTTTACGTTATTAAGTGAAACTACGTCGCTTAATACGCCGAAATTTAATCCTACGTGGATTTCCGGACTCCATGTCAGCATTCTATAAATCGCAGGTCATTTTTCAGGGAGAAACGCGAACGGGATTTAAAGTCAAGAATTCTATCGCGAATTTTTGAAGTCAAGCGAAATATGCGAAAACCGGGAAAATATAGgaattttgacgctatttgccctTTAATTTATTATAGTGGTTTCCAGTCACTGTGTTCAACTCTCCTCTTCTCAGATACCGCATGGCTGCACGCTTCGCCACCTCCGCTGCCAAGCGCTGCCTTCCGATGCTTCCTTCTCTCTATGGCCAACGTGTTCGATCTAGCAATTGCTTCTGGGGCCCCAGAATCGGAACCCTAATTCAACAGACTagcaggtttttttttttcctcttcctAATTTTGTAATTGATTTATTCTGACCTGTTTGTATGGTTTTAAAGATGAGTTGTTAATTTTTGTGTCAGAGAGTGGGAAAGTAGGAAGGTGGGTCCGACGAGAATCTACGGTGCTGCGCCTACTTGGAAAAAGCTTGTGCCGCTAGgtatttattttcaataattaataaacttaTTTCTTTATGTAGTTGGATTTGGTATATGTACATAACTGAAATGTATACATATGATGTTTGTTAATTGGGTAGGTAATGAGGCAATTGTTCCCTGCATATCCGAGACAAAACATATGTCTTCCAATGGACTCTCGGATCACATGTTTCCCAACTCTAAGCCTGTGCCTTACATTTATATCCTCTGCGCTGATGAACATGAATATATGTATTTTAGTGCACATTCAGTTGAAGAGGATGGGACCATCTCTTCCTCACCAAAATATTACGTTTATCCTCCCTCTCCTTTGAAGGAAACTTGTTACTTCACTGCCGTAAGTTGTAATGGTCTATTACATTTTGAAAATCTGCAGCATGATGATTTTCTTTGGAACCCAACAACCAATGAGTTTAAGGCCCTCCCTGACTCCTCCTTTGATCACCAACACCCTCATGGTATTGTTGTTACCAATCTTAAGCTTGGTTGTGTAATGTGGTCTGACAATAGATGTGCAGATAATTTCAAAATGCTGCAACTTGTTTTGGCTAATACGGCAGATGTTGAAGATGAGAGTAGCATTGATCTGAGTTACCACATTCACTTGTATTCACTCAAAACTAATTCCTGGAAGAAAATACCATGCTCAGAGTTTTTTTATCTTCAGGGACCTGGTGTTGCCATTAATGAGGTTTATTATGCTCCAGGATATTTAATCGAAAATAAAGAGATTGGAGTTCTCCTTTCATTTGACTTCTCTACTGAAACTCTTTCTAGTATACCTAGGCCACCTATCCAAAATGGGTGGAGTCGTGTGATTTTTTTAGAGTATAAAGGCTTGTTTGGTTATGTTCCATGCTGGAAGGATGAAAATGAGATACCGGTGAGATTTGAACTTTGGGTTATGAAGAATGGATCATGGACAATGGAATCTGTTTTCCATACATGTGGTGTTTCAAGGCCGTTATGGTTTTCGAGAAATGGTGAGCTATTGTATTTTTCAAGCTTGAATGAGGAAGTACTCGTGTTTGATCGTGTCACTGGAAAGTTGAATCATCCCGGTATCAATTTTTGTTGGCCTAGAACACGGCTAACTCCATTTGTTGAGAACTTTGTTCAACTGAATGGAATTTCACATGCTGAGGTAAATTCTCGATATTATGATTGTTGCCAACTGATTATAAATTCCTTATGCTTATACTAGAAATTGCCATAGTTTAGTCATgagttgatttttattttagactATGGATGAGTATCTGTGTTTATATGATATTATTGAAGTTGATGAAGTAAATGTCAATAAACAGGCTGATGATAtggagaaagaagaagaaggaggagaTGAAGGATACTTAATTGAAGCAACTGTTGATGCAAGTGTAGTTTGATAATTCTAGCTTGTTATCTTCCCTATTTAATTAGCGTATTTTGAGATATGATTAGGTTGTTAGCTTGGTATCTTCCCTAATTCTAGCTAAGTTGCATACTGCACCATGAAACTACTACTCACTGATCTGAAATTCTGGTTGTGTGGTTTACTGTCATGTTATGTGATCATCTCTTGGGAAATTGCTTCATTGTAATAACCCTTCAAGATAAGTTTTCCCCAGAGACACTCCCATGAATTCATATGTTCATTGCTGATTCTGCTGATGAATCCAAGAATCCTACTTCTACACGAAGGCAACCAGCCCCTGGATGCTGAGAGCGAGTAGGTGAGCTCTCCTTGACGCTTCAAACACATTATGAGATCTCACTCTTCATCTTCTCACAGCATGTTATGATGCTGTAGGATGCCATGGATTCTCTGATGAAGGGCAGGACAGTGCTGGTCATAGCTCATAGGCTTTCGACTGTCAAGACTGCTGACATTGTAGCAGTCGTTTCTGACGGTCAGATTGTAGAAAGGGGCACTCACGACGAACTGCTGAGTGGAGACGGAATCTACACTGCCTTGGTTATGAGACAGTTACAAGGACCTGTATCTCAAATCTAGTTACATTGTAAGTTTTTTAGCCATTTTCACTGCTATGCAAATTGGCAACTAAATTTTTGTATTCTTCTCTACTGAAGTTGAGAAATTATCTGATACAAAATTTCTTTGAATCAAAGATTAGCTTCTAAAACAAGCATTGCTTCTCATGTTTAGTTATATTTTGACGTGCTTGTGAATCAACATTGTGGCAAAACTATTGATTTCTATGAGCTCAAAAAGGCATTTTACTTTTGAGATACCAGATTCTTATTGGCTaaataatagtagtaatataTGATAGGCATATTCAATGGATAGATCCGATCTATAAATTTTGGCACATTAATTTATAAGCCTTATATATTGGAACCACCACCTGAATATAGGAGTTCACTGTTCATCTCAATATTTAATGACAAATCGTCAAATCCTATGCTCATTACTCAAAACCTGAAATCAGAACCAGGCAAGCTGTAGACTTAATGTTAAGCCATAAATATGCAGCCACTTATTAATCATTTGGAATTTTATGTTTAGTGTATTTACCTTCTTTTTTTGTCTCAAAAAAGCATAGGGGTTATCtaaatgggacggagagagaaTATGAATTAGCCAGAGTAATTTTAATAGTTCTATTATTATGAcaaaatgttttttttaatcCTGTAAGGGGCTGTTAAGATGGGTTTTGGGATTCTGATATTACCCAACCTGCTCTGCTTAACCTGATACTCAATATGAAACGGGTATTGTTGTATATGGATCTTGGATATTGGGCAATACCTATTATATATCACTCATGTAAAAGTAGTCCTGAGTGATAcgagttttaaaatttatatatataaaatcttTGGACCGTTTTACGAAAAAAATTTCTGAATGCAATGGTAAAAACAATGAGACATTTTTTTGTTTGGAATTGTTCCTTATTGGATTAGAGAGAAGAGCCAAATTAAGGAATGCAGTGCGATAAATTAGGTGGGAGATAAATTGCAGGTGGTGATTCCAAATATCCACAGTTATTGGCATACAATACAATATAAGCAGAGTAGCCTTTCACCACCCCAAATCCTTTTTTCCCCTTTTACAACTCATAATGGTGGGGTGTTTTTAAAAGTTGAAAAGGGATTCAATTACTTAAattcattacttgttgtttggctTGGATAATGAGTTACTATTATCCTTGAGGGTAACcgaatcacccaatttgtttacccctcaaaatagaggaaaaacaaaagaaatggaatctcttactaatgattttctttccattgttaaaccaaacaattaataaaattaatagttattgttatcattctattcctctacttgaaccaaacgaccGCTAAGTTGGCAACAAATATAACATCGAGATGCGATGAAATCGAGATTAACTCTGGACTTGACTGCGAGGAAAGATTAAGTGGATTGGAGTTGGGCTCACGGTGTTATACGTTTTGTGGTAAAATGAAAATGGGTTTATAGTATTTTTATGGCCCGAACTTTAGtgtttttcaaatatttaattttcgtTTTCTCCAAATGTTCTGAACTGAACTTTTAGCGCTTTTTCATAATTTTCTCCCAAAAAATCCCCaattatcaatatttttttatgaaatgctCCGCTACACAAAATTGGGTGACTAGAAGATAACTTTTCTTAAATTGATTACAATCAAGTTGATAATGTAAGACTTCTTTGGCAAAATGAGTCATCTTTCGGTCACCAAATTTTGTATGAAAACGACGAAAGTTTCAagattttttaggagaaaaaaataagttcagGACATCTTataaaaaatgctgaaagtttaagattttttaagagaaaaagaaatctaggcacattttatggaaaacacTGAAAGTTCGGTATTAATCCAATGAAAATTCAGAACATCTTTGGTATCAAAACGAATAGACGATCCTCTCAATAGtttctaactctatcattgaTTAAGTCGAGAAAAACTTAAACAGATAACTGAGTCACCTAATCAATAGTTGctatctcaattttttttaaagatcaCAAAAGTTAGATTCCTAATTAAATCAACGCCTAGATAAAATTACACATTCTCGTTAGCATGCCCAACTTTGTAGGTGTAAAACAGCAAGGTAGCATGTAGGAAAACAAGACTCCAACATGATCTTGTCCATTCTCATTCATCAATTTACCTAACTTATTCCAAAATAATCATATACTCACAAATTCATTCCACATTTAGATAACAACAAATGGAccacaaataaatataaacaacaTAAAAAATTCACCTTGATGAACAAGAACACATGCCTTCATTTTGGAAATGATTCCATGAAATACCTAATATTCTTAACATCTTCTTCCGTTTGTGGATACTTTTGTGGCCTAAAAAGCTTCCACATTCCAGCAGAATGTGGAGTTTGGACAGCAGATTTCTCTGCAAACCTTCCATATATCTTTTCACAATCCGGATATGGCTTCACATACATGTTATAGAATCTCAACCTACTCATCTTAACCAATT includes these proteins:
- the LOC131020293 gene encoding uncharacterized protein LOC131020293; the encoded protein is MAARFATSAAKRCLPMLPSLYGQRVRSSNCFWGPRIGTLIQQTSREWESRKVGPTRIYGAAPTWKKLVPLGNEAIVPCISETKHMSSNGLSDHMFPNSKPVPYIYILCADEHEYMYFSAHSVEEDGTISSSPKYYVYPPSPLKETCYFTAVSCNGLLHFENLQHDDFLWNPTTNEFKALPDSSFDHQHPHGIVVTNLKLGCVMWSDNRCADNFKMLQLVLANTADVEDESSIDLSYHIHLYSLKTNSWKKIPCSEFFYLQGPGVAINEVYYAPGYLIENKEIGVLLSFDFSTETLSSIPRPPIQNGWSRVIFLEYKGLFGYVPCWKDENEIPVRFELWVMKNGSWTMESVFHTCGVSRPLWFSRNGELLYFSSLNEEVLVFDRVTGKLNHPGINFCWPRTRLTPFVENFVQLNGISHAEADDMEKEEEGGDEGYLIEATVDASVV